In a single window of the Alphaproteobacteria bacterium LSUCC0684 genome:
- a CDS encoding TDP-N-acetylfucosamine:lipid II N-acetylfucosaminyltransferase: MSKKILHIANSDKFIPPFIEFVKEHFEFSEHEFLLTDGMAKDQLKPHVNVQLAKRTILGLLKHYGQAVIKMHQAKKVILHGLFDIKLVCILFCMPWLLKKCYWVMWGGDLFVYQLGERNWKWKKREFFRRPVIKKMGHLVDYMKGNYELAQQWYGAKGECHECFMYTSNLYKEYDVPHKQHSGINILVGNSADPSNNHLEVFDKLEAFKDRDIKIYAPLTYGNQDYAKSIIEEAKQRFGDKFEALTEHMPFNQYIEFLGKIDIAIFNHKRQQAMGNTITLLGLGKKVFMRQDTVQYKFLSEHHIQIFKIEDIECKDTFYIDIYMDANRFKIKELFSINVLKNCLSECLL; encoded by the coding sequence ATGAGCAAAAAAATCCTCCATATTGCCAACAGCGATAAATTTATTCCGCCGTTTATCGAGTTTGTTAAAGAACACTTCGAGTTTAGCGAACATGAATTTCTGCTCACCGATGGCATGGCTAAAGACCAGTTAAAACCCCATGTGAATGTCCAACTGGCTAAAAGAACCATCCTAGGGCTACTAAAACACTACGGGCAAGCCGTGATTAAAATGCACCAAGCCAAAAAAGTTATCTTGCATGGCTTGTTTGATATTAAGCTGGTTTGCATCCTATTCTGCATGCCATGGCTGCTTAAAAAATGCTATTGGGTCATGTGGGGTGGCGATTTATTTGTGTACCAACTTGGCGAACGCAATTGGAAATGGAAGAAGCGTGAGTTTTTTCGCCGGCCGGTGATTAAAAAGATGGGACATTTGGTGGACTACATGAAAGGCAATTACGAACTTGCGCAACAATGGTATGGCGCAAAAGGCGAATGTCACGAATGCTTCATGTACACCAGCAACCTCTACAAAGAATACGATGTACCACACAAACAACATAGCGGCATTAATATCTTGGTGGGCAATTCCGCCGACCCAAGCAATAATCACTTAGAGGTGTTTGATAAACTCGAAGCCTTTAAAGACCGAGACATCAAAATCTACGCGCCTTTGACTTATGGTAACCAAGACTATGCCAAAAGCATCATTGAAGAAGCAAAGCAGCGCTTTGGCGATAAATTTGAAGCGCTAACCGAACACATGCCGTTTAACCAGTACATTGAATTTTTAGGCAAAATTGACATCGCTATTTTCAACCACAAACGGCAACAAGCGATGGGCAATACCATTACGCTGTTGGGTTTAGGTAAAAAAGTGTTTATGCGGCAGGATACGGTTCAATATAAATTCTTATCAGAGCATCATATCCAAATCTTTAAAATTGAAGATATTGAATGTAAAGATACATTCTATATTGATATATATATGGATGCTAACAGGTTCAAGATAAAAGAATTGTTTTCAATAAATGTATTAAAAAACTGCTTAAGCGAATGTCTGCTATGA
- a CDS encoding adenylyl-sulfate kinase encodes MVIWITGLSGAGKSTLAQEVVARLRAEGEAVVMLDGDELREVFGAVAANAANHGREGRLALAVQYSHLCRVIAAQGFTVVIATISLFREVHTWNRAYLPGYLEVYLKVPLDELRRRDPKEIYRRFDAGELTHVAGLDLPIDEPEAADWVVEFDPGHSVANLADELLLILKTEKRNDSNT; translated from the coding sequence ATGGTTATTTGGATTACTGGGCTATCTGGTGCCGGAAAGTCGACCTTGGCCCAAGAAGTCGTTGCTCGTTTGCGCGCTGAAGGCGAAGCTGTGGTTATGCTCGATGGAGATGAGCTTCGAGAGGTTTTTGGAGCGGTTGCGGCAAATGCTGCCAATCATGGGCGTGAAGGACGTTTGGCGTTAGCGGTGCAATACTCGCATCTATGCCGCGTTATCGCAGCACAAGGGTTTACAGTGGTGATTGCCACCATTTCACTTTTTCGCGAAGTACACACCTGGAATCGTGCGTACCTTCCCGGCTATTTAGAAGTTTATTTGAAGGTGCCGCTCGATGAACTACGTCGCCGTGATCCCAAGGAGATTTACCGTCGCTTCGATGCGGGTGAACTGACTCATGTGGCTGGGCTTGATTTGCCTATCGATGAACCTGAAGCTGCTGATTGGGTCGTGGAGTTTGATCCGGGCCACTCAGTTGCAAATCTAGCAGATGAATTACTACTGATTTTAAAAACGGAGAAGCGTAATGACTCAAACACTTAA
- the rfbA gene encoding glucose-1-phosphate thymidylyltransferase RfbA — translation MKGIILAGGSGTRLYPITKGISKQLLPIYDKPMIYYPLSVLMLAGIQDVLIITTTEDQAGFMRMLGDGKAFGVNLSYAIQPSPDGLAQAFTIGEDFIGNDSVCLVLGDNIFWGQGFTPILKRASSRPTGATVFGYQVKDPERFGVVAFDENKKAISIEEKPTQPKSNFAVTGLYFYDNDVVEMAKEVKPSHRGELEITTINQMYMERGDLNVELLGRGFAWLDTGTHESLLEAAMFVETIEKRQGYKIACLEEIAWRNGWLSNDQVAQTAQALSKNGYGQYLADLIK, via the coding sequence ATGAAAGGAATTATTTTAGCAGGCGGTTCCGGCACTCGCTTGTATCCCATCACCAAAGGCATCTCCAAGCAACTTTTACCCATTTACGACAAGCCAATGATTTATTACCCGCTGAGTGTGCTGATGCTAGCGGGGATTCAAGATGTTTTGATTATCACCACTACCGAAGATCAAGCCGGATTTATGCGTATGCTGGGTGATGGCAAGGCGTTTGGCGTCAATCTCAGCTATGCCATCCAGCCCAGCCCGGATGGTCTCGCGCAAGCCTTTACGATTGGTGAAGACTTTATTGGCAACGACAGCGTGTGTTTAGTGCTTGGCGACAATATCTTCTGGGGACAAGGCTTTACACCCATTCTCAAACGCGCGTCAAGCCGTCCAACGGGCGCGACTGTCTTTGGCTACCAAGTCAAAGACCCGGAACGCTTTGGTGTCGTGGCGTTTGATGAAAACAAAAAAGCCATCAGCATCGAAGAAAAGCCAACTCAACCCAAATCCAATTTCGCGGTGACCGGCTTGTATTTTTACGATAATGATGTCGTAGAAATGGCGAAAGAAGTGAAGCCCAGCCACCGAGGCGAACTCGAAATCACCACCATCAACCAGATGTACATGGAACGCGGTGATCTCAATGTCGAACTGCTAGGCCGTGGCTTTGCCTGGCTCGACACCGGTACCCACGAAAGCCTGCTTGAAGCCGCCATGTTTGTCGAAACCATCGAAAAACGCCAAGGCTACAAAATCGCCTGTTTAGAGGAAATCGCCTGGCGCAACGGCTGGCTCAGCAATGACCAAGTCGCGCAAACCGCGCAAGCCCTCAGCAAAAATGGCTATGGGCAATATCTAGCGGACTTAATCAAATGA
- a CDS encoding class I SAM-dependent methyltransferase codes for MTSVFDKYSAYYDLLYKDKNYKEETNYIYELLNKFGVSSGGLLEFGSGTGIHARMLGDLGYYVHGIEMSHGMVARASVNEQFSCQQGDITKVKLNKKFDAVLSLFHVMSYLSENQALNSAFRNAADHLNPGGIFIFDFWYLPAVLTQKPDVRVKRMADDKLEVTRIAEPVMKENSNIVEVNYEVFVRSMASGDVENFSESHNMRYLSLPEIDLFAKNNGFERILSEEFLTGYAPSSSTWGVCVALRKI; via the coding sequence ATGACATCTGTTTTCGATAAATACAGTGCTTATTATGATCTACTTTATAAAGATAAGAACTACAAAGAAGAAACGAATTACATTTATGAATTACTCAACAAGTTTGGGGTTTCCTCAGGGGGGCTTTTAGAGTTTGGTTCAGGAACAGGCATTCACGCCAGAATGTTAGGTGATCTTGGGTATTATGTTCATGGTATCGAAATGAGTCATGGGATGGTCGCTAGGGCTTCTGTGAATGAGCAGTTTTCATGTCAGCAGGGTGATATCACCAAGGTAAAACTAAATAAAAAATTTGATGCGGTTTTATCGCTTTTTCATGTCATGAGTTACTTAAGTGAGAATCAGGCGTTGAATTCAGCCTTTAGAAATGCTGCTGATCATTTAAACCCAGGGGGTATTTTCATTTTCGATTTTTGGTATCTGCCCGCAGTATTAACCCAAAAGCCTGATGTTAGGGTTAAGAGAATGGCCGACGATAAACTTGAGGTTACTCGTATTGCTGAACCTGTCATGAAAGAAAATTCAAATATTGTTGAGGTAAATTATGAAGTGTTTGTCCGGAGTATGGCCTCGGGTGATGTCGAGAATTTTTCCGAATCGCATAACATGAGATATTTGTCGTTACCTGAGATTGACCTTTTCGCAAAAAATAATGGGTTTGAGCGCATTCTCTCAGAGGAGTTTTTAACTGGCTATGCACCATCTTCATCAACCTGGGGAGTATGTGTTGCTCTTAGGAAGATATAA
- a CDS encoding gamma-glutamyl-gamma-aminobutyrate hydrolase family protein (Members of this family of hydrolases with an active site Cys residue belong to MEROPS family C26.), which translates to MKVVAVSQRVDSFSDRNETRDALDQRLIEWLTRCGYVPVPVPNGLGDSIRGWLMTLRPSALVLSGGNDIGQYPERDETELALLSYAKELTLPVLGICRGMQMMAHWAGATFHRVSGHVRTRHQLSGEISTEVNSYHNYSLTDCPSDFEVMARSEDGEIEAIRHRVLPWEGWMWHPEREDHFVADDNYRIKALFGG; encoded by the coding sequence GTGAAGGTGGTGGCCGTTAGCCAGCGGGTAGACTCTTTTTCTGATCGCAATGAAACGAGAGACGCGTTAGATCAGCGTTTGATAGAGTGGCTGACAAGATGTGGCTATGTGCCTGTGCCGGTACCGAATGGCTTGGGTGACTCTATTCGCGGTTGGTTGATGACTTTGCGACCATCTGCTTTAGTGCTTTCTGGAGGTAACGACATTGGTCAATACCCTGAGCGTGACGAAACCGAGCTTGCCTTGCTTTCTTATGCGAAAGAATTGACTTTACCGGTACTTGGGATTTGTCGCGGTATGCAGATGATGGCGCATTGGGCTGGTGCGACTTTTCATCGAGTCAGCGGGCATGTTAGAACGCGACATCAATTGAGCGGAGAAATTTCCACAGAGGTGAACAGTTACCACAACTACTCTTTAACTGATTGCCCGAGTGATTTTGAAGTGATGGCGCGTAGTGAAGACGGAGAAATCGAAGCGATTCGTCACCGTGTGCTGCCGTGGGAAGGCTGGATGTGGCATCCTGAGCGAGAAGATCACTTTGTGGCCGACGATAACTACCGAATCAAGGCGCTGTTCGGTGGATAA
- a CDS encoding PEP-utilizing enzyme, producing MPLVFTTKAGTLASLQVVLRTACILPLHAFSVGSWQSDRKNCLAGLAETLGSDLWIVRSSCGREDGVDSSNAGAFLSIPNVDSVGLEKAIEEVVAAYGQADISDEVLIQPMLTEVVRSGVAFSHDPNTCAPYRMVNWTDGGDTAEVTGGLGGRVWQQAANSKIPSSSTLAPIMDLLDELLMLFDNVPVDCEFAVTCQGDDEILWLLQARPLILRGTPESAETQSARLEMIERKVASGMQPHPFLIGRRTVYGVMPDWNPAEIVGVRPKPLALSLYRELITDSIWAYQRHNYGYRNLRSFPLMPHFFGLPYIDVRLSFNSFIPADLDEGLAGRLVDYYIDRLLAEPTLHDKVEFEIVFSCYTLDLPERLESLSQAGFSKREREAIADSLRKLTNRIVHPKEGLWRGDAAKIDTLTARREELLGASSEPLERIYWLLEDAKRYGTLPFAGLARAGFVAVQMLKSLVAVGVFSQADYDAFLGSVTTVSGQLARDRAMLDKATFLARYGHLRPGTYDILSPRYDEAPELYFDWSQSLPAPEAVKPFALTLQQMREIAKLLEAHGLQPDPVGLFDFMQAGIELRELAKFHFTRNLSDALALIAEVGDQYGFAREDLAYCDIAAFRELHVAATDPKKVLSNAIEQGKARYDETLKISLPPLIAKPKDIWAFEWPDTAPNFITQKQVTALVVGCDAREQLVGAIVCIPNADPGFDWLFAYPIAGLITAWGGANSHMAIRAGELGLPSVIGAGEVLYRRWSEAQRLYLDCAGRRVEVLA from the coding sequence ATGCCCTTGGTCTTCACTACCAAGGCCGGTACGTTGGCTAGCCTGCAGGTTGTGCTGCGGACAGCCTGTATTTTGCCACTGCACGCTTTCTCAGTAGGAAGCTGGCAGTCGGATCGAAAGAATTGTCTTGCTGGTTTGGCAGAAACGCTTGGCTCTGATTTGTGGATTGTGCGTTCCAGTTGTGGTCGGGAAGATGGTGTTGACTCGTCTAATGCAGGTGCATTCCTGTCTATTCCAAATGTGGATTCAGTAGGATTAGAAAAGGCGATAGAAGAGGTTGTTGCCGCCTACGGCCAAGCAGATATCAGCGATGAGGTGTTGATTCAGCCCATGCTGACTGAAGTGGTACGTTCTGGAGTAGCTTTTTCGCATGATCCTAATACTTGCGCGCCCTATCGCATGGTGAATTGGACGGATGGTGGCGATACAGCTGAGGTCACTGGTGGTTTAGGTGGCCGTGTTTGGCAGCAGGCAGCGAATAGCAAAATTCCATCATCGTCAACTTTGGCGCCAATCATGGACTTGCTTGATGAGCTTCTAATGCTCTTTGATAACGTGCCAGTCGATTGCGAATTTGCAGTAACTTGTCAGGGTGATGATGAGATCTTATGGCTGTTGCAGGCGCGGCCATTAATACTTAGGGGTACTCCGGAATCCGCAGAGACTCAATCAGCGCGGCTTGAAATGATCGAGCGCAAGGTGGCTAGTGGGATGCAACCGCATCCTTTTCTTATTGGTCGACGCACGGTTTATGGTGTGATGCCGGACTGGAACCCGGCCGAGATTGTAGGCGTTCGTCCCAAGCCACTGGCGCTATCGCTGTATCGCGAACTCATCACAGATTCTATCTGGGCCTACCAGCGCCACAACTATGGTTACCGAAATTTGCGCAGTTTCCCATTGATGCCGCATTTTTTTGGATTGCCTTATATCGATGTGCGGTTATCGTTCAACTCTTTCATCCCCGCTGATCTGGATGAAGGGCTTGCCGGACGGTTGGTCGATTACTATATCGACCGCTTATTGGCCGAACCCACATTACATGACAAAGTGGAGTTTGAAATTGTTTTCTCCTGCTATACGCTGGATTTACCGGAGCGACTAGAAAGTCTGTCTCAAGCAGGTTTTTCAAAGCGCGAACGTGAAGCTATTGCTGATAGCCTGCGCAAGCTCACCAACCGTATCGTTCATCCCAAAGAGGGGTTGTGGAGGGGTGATGCGGCTAAGATCGATACGCTTACCGCTCGGCGTGAAGAGTTGTTGGGTGCCAGTTCAGAGCCGCTCGAGCGTATCTACTGGTTGCTGGAAGATGCTAAGCGATACGGTACCTTGCCTTTTGCTGGTCTGGCACGAGCAGGATTTGTGGCTGTGCAAATGCTCAAGTCTTTGGTGGCTGTAGGCGTGTTTTCGCAGGCAGATTACGACGCTTTTCTTGGCAGTGTAACGACCGTGAGCGGGCAGTTGGCGCGCGATCGAGCCATGTTGGATAAGGCTACTTTTCTGGCGCGTTATGGCCATTTGCGGCCCGGTACCTATGACATTCTCTCGCCTCGCTATGATGAAGCACCTGAGCTCTACTTTGATTGGAGCCAGAGTTTGCCGGCGCCGGAGGCGGTCAAGCCTTTTGCATTAACATTGCAACAGATGCGCGAGATCGCGAAGTTACTTGAAGCTCACGGATTGCAGCCTGACCCGGTTGGATTGTTCGACTTCATGCAGGCGGGTATCGAGTTGCGCGAGCTTGCGAAGTTTCATTTCACCCGCAACCTGTCGGATGCACTTGCCCTAATCGCAGAGGTTGGCGATCAATACGGCTTTGCTCGTGAGGATTTGGCTTATTGCGACATTGCCGCCTTCAGGGAATTACATGTTGCAGCGACTGACCCAAAGAAAGTGCTCTCGAATGCTATTGAACAAGGGAAGGCGCGATATGACGAAACACTCAAGATTTCATTGCCCCCCTTGATTGCTAAGCCGAAGGATATCTGGGCTTTTGAATGGCCGGATACTGCGCCGAACTTTATTACGCAAAAGCAGGTAACCGCGCTAGTTGTGGGTTGTGATGCTCGCGAACAATTGGTTGGAGCGATTGTCTGCATTCCGAATGCTGACCCGGGCTTCGACTGGTTGTTTGCCTATCCTATTGCCGGTCTGATTACGGCGTGGGGTGGCGCGAATTCTCACATGGCAATTCGTGCGGGGGAGCTTGGGTTGCCTTCAGTTATCGGTGCAGGTGAAGTGCTGTACCGCCGTTGGTCAGAAGCGCAACGCCTGTATTTAGATTGCGCCGGGCGGCGGGTAGAGGTGCTGGCGTGA
- a CDS encoding CDP-glycerol glycerophosphotransferase family protein, which produces MNILKFIEKFFGYGPITEKIVAIFSLFGSFSFFRILLTPVNKRIFVSCGLPSYISNINSVLTSLHKEGYRIFIFPEWLKDSNLDAQLREVMSGCFLICNNSSRILPLFESFVFLSSVSGKHYYFPRKTPRYYYFHSVAGLDGFVKGGFDSYHVFLTATIQQYDELIERFQSEKKFGKRVLKVGYPKLDDLRKRVADVSTVYSHDKPKVLYAPTYSNDTIYKNLSSLPKSVEIIESLLSSGFSVVFRPHPLSIRHGLNRVLFENIKKRFSTFDFVFDTSVDYFNSYLDSCIMVTDVSGTAITYRYAFDKPVIFYCEDHSLAQQALSGIEILGPLVAETNKLSIEIISCLELNDRVATTESYVFNLDNSKSIFLNAIMDHRLN; this is translated from the coding sequence ATGAATATACTCAAGTTCATTGAGAAATTTTTTGGCTATGGTCCTATTACAGAGAAAATTGTTGCCATTTTCTCTTTGTTTGGCTCATTTTCTTTTTTTAGGATACTGTTAACACCTGTTAATAAACGTATTTTTGTATCTTGTGGCCTCCCCTCTTATATATCAAACATAAATAGTGTACTTACAAGCCTTCATAAAGAAGGCTACAGAATTTTTATTTTTCCCGAGTGGCTGAAAGATTCGAACCTTGATGCTCAGTTGAGGGAGGTTATGAGCGGATGCTTTTTGATCTGCAATAACTCTTCCAGGATTTTGCCTTTATTTGAGTCGTTTGTTTTTTTATCGAGTGTTTCAGGTAAGCATTATTACTTTCCTCGTAAAACACCCAGGTATTATTACTTTCATTCTGTGGCTGGGCTTGATGGTTTTGTTAAGGGTGGGTTTGATTCTTATCATGTTTTCTTAACAGCTACAATACAACAGTATGATGAGTTGATCGAAAGGTTTCAGTCAGAAAAAAAGTTTGGGAAAAGGGTATTGAAGGTTGGATACCCAAAGCTCGATGATTTGCGAAAAAGGGTGGCTGATGTGTCGACAGTGTATAGTCACGATAAGCCAAAAGTTTTGTACGCTCCAACATATTCAAATGATACAATTTATAAAAATTTATCATCGCTACCAAAGTCTGTTGAAATAATAGAATCTCTTCTTTCTTCAGGCTTCTCTGTCGTTTTTCGGCCTCATCCTTTGAGTATTAGGCATGGTTTAAATCGAGTTCTTTTTGAGAATATAAAAAAGAGATTTTCGACGTTTGATTTTGTGTTTGATACATCTGTTGATTATTTTAATTCGTATTTAGATTCCTGTATTATGGTTACTGATGTTTCAGGTACTGCAATTACTTATAGATATGCATTTGATAAGCCAGTGATTTTTTATTGTGAAGATCACTCACTTGCACAGCAAGCGCTATCAGGAATCGAAATTTTAGGCCCTTTGGTCGCTGAAACTAACAAGCTTTCAATTGAAATAATTTCTTGCCTTGAGTTGAACGATAGAGTGGCGACTACAGAGTCTTATGTTTTTAATTTAGATAACTCGAAGTCAATTTTTTTAAATGCAATTATGGATCATAGGCTTAATTAA
- a CDS encoding class I SAM-dependent methyltransferase, with protein MTQTLKAGDFTGLAKDYSEHRPDYCPSVLKALLGLISEPASDVDFVDVGAGTGIWSRMVFDAGVKSVTAVEPNDDMRVNGIADTQKTSIRWMAGSAEETGLSDASADWLSMASSFHWADFDKATQEFHRVLRPGGRFTALWNPRLIEVNPLLVEIEAHLDTLRPNIKRVSSGRSGITETLTEQLWASPRFDDVVYLEGRHVIEMTVDRYLGAWRSVNDLRVQLGPDKFESFLDFVEKRISGLKVIEATYLTRAWSARRKD; from the coding sequence ATGACTCAAACACTTAAAGCCGGTGATTTTACCGGCCTGGCAAAAGATTACTCTGAACATCGGCCGGACTACTGTCCTTCGGTACTCAAAGCCTTGTTGGGCTTGATAAGCGAGCCCGCGTCTGATGTTGATTTTGTAGATGTGGGAGCAGGTACTGGTATTTGGAGCCGTATGGTTTTTGATGCGGGTGTTAAAAGTGTCACGGCGGTTGAACCAAATGACGATATGAGGGTTAACGGTATTGCTGACACTCAGAAAACAAGCATTCGATGGATGGCAGGTAGCGCAGAAGAAACAGGCTTATCTGATGCTTCTGCTGATTGGTTGTCTATGGCTTCAAGTTTTCATTGGGCTGATTTTGATAAAGCTACTCAGGAGTTTCACCGCGTGCTGCGGCCTGGTGGTCGTTTCACTGCGCTCTGGAATCCACGCTTGATTGAGGTCAACCCGCTGTTGGTTGAAATCGAAGCGCATTTGGACACGTTGCGCCCTAACATTAAGCGTGTTTCTTCCGGTCGTTCCGGAATCACTGAAACTTTGACTGAGCAATTATGGGCATCTCCCCGCTTTGACGATGTGGTGTATCTGGAAGGTCGTCACGTTATTGAAATGACTGTTGATAGGTATCTAGGTGCTTGGCGCTCAGTAAATGATCTGCGCGTACAACTCGGGCCAGATAAATTTGAGTCTTTCCTAGATTTTGTCGAAAAGCGTATCTCTGGTCTGAAAGTTATCGAGGCAACTTATCTAACTCGGGCGTGGTCCGCTCGTCGTAAGGATTAA
- a CDS encoding DegT/DnrJ/EryC1/StrS family aminotransferase, whose translation MSKFIPVNEPLLDGNEKKYLAECIDTGWISSEGPFVKRFEEEFAERVGRKHAIAVTNGTAAIDAAIEALGVGNGDEVILPSFTIISCVLQIIRSGARPIFVDSDPVTWNMDVTKVEELITPKTKAIMAVHIYGLPVDMNPLLELCKKYHIKLIEDAAEMIGQTYRNQPCGSFGDISTVSFYPNKHITTGEGGMILTDDDDLADACRSLRNLCFLPGKRFIHEKLGWNLRMTNLQAAVGVAQLEQLDRFIEKKRWIGGLYNDLFSSVKGIQLPLRKTDYAENIYWVYGVLLIDKRFQLDDVIKKLSNAGIGTRPFFGPLHNQPVIKRLGLVSDQVLPVAENLYDRGFYLPSGLGISAEQISIVADVMFKIFSDTGEL comes from the coding sequence ATGTCTAAATTTATCCCTGTTAATGAGCCTCTACTTGATGGTAATGAAAAAAAATATCTAGCTGAATGTATCGATACTGGATGGATATCTTCGGAAGGCCCGTTCGTTAAACGTTTTGAAGAAGAGTTTGCTGAAAGGGTAGGTAGAAAGCACGCAATTGCCGTGACAAACGGTACCGCTGCGATTGATGCTGCGATTGAGGCACTTGGTGTTGGCAATGGGGATGAGGTGATCCTACCCTCATTTACGATTATTTCATGTGTGTTGCAGATTATTAGATCGGGTGCTCGTCCAATCTTTGTTGATAGTGATCCAGTCACTTGGAACATGGACGTAACTAAAGTAGAAGAGTTAATTACGCCAAAAACTAAAGCCATTATGGCAGTGCATATCTATGGTTTACCCGTAGATATGAATCCTCTTTTGGAGTTGTGCAAAAAGTACCATATTAAGTTGATTGAAGACGCTGCTGAAATGATTGGGCAAACATACAGAAATCAGCCGTGTGGATCTTTTGGCGACATAAGTACAGTCAGTTTTTATCCAAACAAACATATTACTACCGGTGAGGGTGGGATGATTCTCACGGATGATGATGATTTGGCTGATGCTTGCCGATCTTTGAGAAATTTATGTTTTCTACCTGGAAAGCGCTTTATCCACGAAAAGCTTGGTTGGAATCTACGGATGACAAATCTGCAGGCGGCGGTGGGTGTTGCACAGCTAGAGCAATTGGATCGCTTTATAGAAAAAAAACGATGGATTGGCGGTCTTTATAACGATCTATTTTCATCGGTGAAGGGCATACAGTTGCCGCTTAGAAAAACCGATTACGCTGAAAATATTTACTGGGTGTATGGGGTGCTATTAATAGATAAGCGTTTCCAGTTAGATGATGTGATAAAAAAACTATCAAATGCTGGAATTGGGACAAGACCTTTTTTCGGCCCGTTACATAATCAACCAGTAATTAAGCGCCTGGGTTTAGTTAGTGATCAAGTCTTACCTGTTGCGGAAAACCTCTACGATCGAGGATTTTATCTGCCTTCTGGACTGGGTATTTCAGCTGAACAAATTTCGATTGTTGCAGACGTAATGTTTAAGATTTTTTCTGATACTGGAGAGTTATGA
- the rfbB gene encoding dTDP-glucose 4,6-dehydratase, which yields MKFLVTGGAGFIGSAVIRHLINETDAQVLNLDKLTYAGNLDSLLDVDSSDRYQFVQADICDSAAVRNIFFNFKPNVVMHLAAESHVDRSIDGPSEFIQTNIVGTYTLLEAAREYWSCLADEDKASFRFHHVSTDEVYGDLEGTDDLFLETTSYEPSSPYSASKASSDHLVRAWNRTYGLPIVITNCSNNYGPYQFPEKLIPHMILNAISGKSLPIYGDGLQIRDWLHVEDHARALVKVALEAKDGETYNIGGHNEVANIYVVRTLCGLLEELVPNKPEGVERYEDLIVYVKDRPGHDVRYAIDASKIERDLGWTPQETFETGLRKTVEWYLSNQNWWQRVLDGDYRLGRLGEGA from the coding sequence ATGAAATTTTTAGTCACTGGCGGCGCAGGTTTCATAGGCTCTGCTGTCATTCGTCATTTGATTAATGAAACTGATGCCCAGGTACTTAATCTCGATAAGCTCACGTATGCCGGTAACCTCGATTCTCTACTTGATGTGGATTCATCTGATCGATACCAGTTTGTTCAAGCCGATATCTGTGATTCGGCAGCTGTCCGTAATATCTTTTTTAATTTTAAGCCGAATGTGGTGATGCATCTGGCGGCCGAGAGCCATGTCGATCGTTCCATTGATGGTCCTTCTGAGTTTATTCAGACTAACATTGTCGGTACTTATACATTATTAGAAGCGGCACGTGAGTATTGGTCTTGTTTGGCTGATGAGGATAAGGCCTCTTTTCGCTTTCACCATGTCTCAACCGATGAGGTTTACGGCGATTTAGAAGGCACGGATGATTTGTTCTTAGAGACAACATCCTATGAGCCGAGCTCCCCGTACTCCGCCTCAAAAGCGAGCTCCGATCATTTAGTCCGTGCTTGGAACCGTACCTACGGTTTACCCATTGTTATTACTAACTGTTCTAACAACTACGGTCCTTATCAGTTCCCTGAGAAGCTGATCCCTCACATGATCCTCAATGCTATCTCTGGTAAGTCATTACCCATATATGGTGATGGCCTGCAGATCCGTGACTGGCTGCATGTAGAAGATCATGCAAGAGCCCTGGTCAAAGTAGCCTTAGAGGCCAAGGATGGTGAGACATATAACATCGGTGGGCATAACGAGGTGGCTAACATTTATGTGGTACGCACACTCTGTGGCTTGCTTGAAGAGCTTGTACCTAACAAGCCTGAAGGTGTTGAGCGTTACGAGGATTTGATCGTGTATGTCAAAGACCGTCCGGGTCATGATGTGCGCTATGCCATTGATGCCTCAAAGATCGAGCGTGATCTTGGCTGGACACCGCAAGAGACTTTTGAAACAGGTTTGCGCAAGACCGTTGAGTGGTATTTAAGCAATCAAAACTGGTGGCAACGTGTGCTCGATGGTGACTATCGCTTAGGTCGATTAGGTGAGGGTGCCTAA